A single genomic interval of Camelina sativa cultivar DH55 chromosome 11, Cs, whole genome shotgun sequence harbors:
- the LOC109127280 gene encoding uncharacterized protein LOC109127280, producing the protein MFKEVDALELLQTWDVCDLPPSKVAIGCQWVFKTKYNVDGMLERHKARLVALGNNQVEGEDYRENFVLVVCITTVHTLLCLVAANQWEVYQMDVHNAFLHGDLEEEVYMKLPPDFRHSHPEKICCLRKSLYGLKHFPCCWFKKLSDSLLKFGFVQSYDDYSFFSYTHKNIELRVLIYVDDLIICGYDGYMLTKFKEYLGRCFAMKDLGKLKYFLGIEVSRGPDSIFLTQRKYALDIIDGTGNLGSRPAYTPQEQNHHLASDDGHLLLDPKPYRRLDGRLCYLLHTRPELCYSVHVLSQFMKYPREVHLEAALRVVRFLKGSPSQGIMLKADTDLSLDVYCNLDWSSCPNTRRSLSAYVVLLGGSPISWKAKDTVSHSFAEAEYRAMSFALKEINWLHKLLKGFGINRAAPTRLFCDSKATIHIASNLVFHERTKHHNE; encoded by the coding sequence ATGTTTAAGGAGGTTGATGCTTTGGAACTCCTTCAAACTTGGGATGTGTGTGATTTGCCTCCTAGCAAAGTCGCGATCGGCTGTCAATGGGTCTTCAAAACCAAGTACAATGTCGACGGTATGTTAGAACGTCACAAGGCTCGCCTTGTTGCTCTTGGCAATAATCAGGTTGAGGGGGAGGATTACAGGGAAAATTTTGTACTTGTTGTTTGTATCACGACAGTTCATACCCTTCTTTGCCTTGTGGCTGCTAATCAATGGGAGGTTTATCAGATGGATGTTCATAATGCTTTTCTCCATGGCGATCTTGAAGAGGAGGTTTATATGAAGCTTCCTCCTGACTTTCGGCACTCTCACCCTGAAAAAATTTGCTGCCTTCGCAAGTCTCTATATGGTTTAAAACACTTCCCGTGTTGCTGGTTTAAGAAGTTGTCTGATTCTCTCctcaagtttggttttgttcagtCCTATGATGATTACTCATTCTTTTCTTATACACACAAGAATATTGAATTGAGAGTGttgatctatgttgatgacctTATCATTTGTGGATATGATGGGTACATGCTTACAAAGTTCAAGGAGTATCTTGGTCGCTGTTTTGCTATGAAAGATTTGGGTaaactgaaatattttcttggtatcGAAGTAAGTCGGGGGCCTGACAGTATCTTCTTGACACAACGCAAATATGCTCTCGACATCATTGATGGTACTGGTAATCTAGGTTCTCGTCCGGCTTATACCccacaagaacaaaatcatcatctcGCTTCCGATGATGGTCATTTGCTTTTGGATCCTAAGCCTTATCGTCGTCTGGATGGTCGTTTGTGTTATCTCCTTCACACTCGGCCTGAGCTGTGTTATTCAGTTCACGTTTTGTCACAGTTCATGAAGTATCCGAGGGAGGTTCATTTAGAGGCTGCATTGCGGGTTGTTCGGTTTCTTAAGGGCTCCCCTAGTCAGGGTATTATGCTTAAGGCTGACACCGATTTGTCGCTCGATGTTTATTGTAATTTGGATTGGAGTTCCTGCCCAAACACTCGTCGTTCGTTAAGTGCTTATGTTGTGTTACTTGGTGGCTCACCCATTTCTTGGAAAGCAAAGGATACGGTTTCACATTCTTTCGCCGAGGCCGAATACCGAGCTATGTCGTTTGCGCTTAAGGAGATTAATTGGCTGCATAAGTTGTTAAAGGGTTTTGGTATCAACCGCGCTGCGCCTACACGTTTGTTCTGTGATAGCAAAGCAACCATTCATATCGCCTCTAATCTGGTCTTTCATGAGCGTACTAAACATCACAATGAATGA
- the LOC104723456 gene encoding uncharacterized protein LOC104723456 — translation MAKNEEGSGSPSWGASFFMPTSEDVAMAFAAAASAINPPRPSVVFSSKDEGSDSPLERLQRQVSKAVKNFYETPKTKSVVYNPEVLTSQKRLWAKFQDHKPLKDPSRLFESVVVVGLHPNCDIQALEKQYIARKSEGSSGRLRSALVSQNHSRVEPSLEPQVLLVYPPDKQPPIKYKDLHSFCFPGGIEVHAVERTPSMSELSEIILSQEHLRPSDLSFVFRLQVADNSTLYGCCLLVEEIVNRPSRLLSTVLDEQPACSSLSRYVMTTRRCYCILTRLPFFELHFGVLNSIFLEERLEHLMSGISCASLEPPTDFSNEKSLNDSSSQQRDSGETKEETVEEGSELTKEDEISDNGTCEANQNVDLNVDPIERVVEKTSGFAEFNDHVVKDDDSLTPIKQGIESCLPDPGPLHRCPYLDEISDTSTSFQAPPCERRHSRTSADDTETDEASFSGQDTSSNFDILDWAKSKKNGSLQILCEYYQLKCPARGSTITFHPLEHLHPVEYHRPDEVALHTPGSAIDLRSCCTNLELAEAHNALMAEEEAAALSTWAVASLCGSLRLDNVLMILSGALLEKQIVFVCSNLGILAASVLSIIPVIRPFRWQSLLMPVLPDDMLEFLDAPVPYIVGVKNKTSEVQSKLTNVIVVDVLKNQVKSPSMPQLAQYRDLYNALSPYHSKLVGESYLAKKRPVYECTDVQVDAAKGFLGVLRSYLDSLCSNLQSHTITNVQSNNDKVSLLLKESFIDSFPSRQRPFMKLFVDTQLFSVHTDLVLSFIQKL, via the exons ATGGCCAAGAATGAGGAAGGAAGTGGTAGTCCGAGCTGGGGTGCTTCGTTTTTCATGCCCACCTCAGAAGATGTCGCTATGGcttttgctgctgctgcttctgctaTTAACCCGCCTAGGCCTTCTGTTGTCTTTTCCTCTAAAGATGAAGGTAGTGATAGCCCTCTGGAGAGGCTACAAAGGCAGGTGTCTAAAGCGGTTAAAAACTTTTATGAAACTCCTAAAACCAAGAGTGTAGTCTACAATCCTGAGGTTTTGACCAGCCAGAAGCGTCTATGGGCGAAATTTCAG GATCATAAACCACTAAAAGATCCATCAAGGCTTTTTGAAAGCGTTGTTGTGGTTGGACTTCATCCTAATTGTGATATTCAAGCACTTGAGAAGCAGTACATTGCACGAAAATCTGAAGGCTCTTCTGGAAGATTACGAAGTGCACTGGTATCTCAAAACCATTCCCGTGTAGAACCCAGTCTCGAACCACAG GTCTTACTTGTGTACCCTCCCGATAAGCAGCCTCCAATTAAATACAAGGATCTTCATTCATTTTGCTTTCCTGGAGGCATTGAG GTCCATGCTGTTGAGAGAACTCCTTCCATGAGCGAGTTGAGTGAAATTATTCTCAGCCAG GAGCATCTTAGACCAAGTGACCTTTCATTTGTATTTAGGTTACAG GTTGCTGATAATTCGACTTTGTATGGATGTTGCTTACTAGTGGAAGAGATAGTGAACAGGCCGTCCAGATTGCTCTCTACGGTTTTGGACGAACAACCTGCCTGCTCATCATTAAGTCGCTATGTTATGACAACTCGCAGATGCTATTGCATCCTTACCCGACTGCCTTTTTTCGAATTGCATTTTGGTGTATTAAATAG CATCTTTTTGGAAGAAAGACTGGAGCATTTGATGAGTGGCATTAGTTGTGCATCTTTAGAACCTCCGACAGATTTCAGCAATGAAAAGAGCTTAAATGATTCATCATCCCAACAAAGAGACTCTGGggagacaaaagaagaaactgttGAAGAAGGTTCAGAACTCACTAAAGAGGACGAAATTTCTGATAATGGGACTTGTGAGGCGAATCAGAATGTTGACCTCAACGTGGATCCAATAGAGAGAGTTGTTGAGAAGACATCTGGTTTTGCAGAGTTTAACGATCATGTCGTCAAAGATGATGATTCCTTAACACCTATTAAGCAAGGCATAGAAAGTTGTTTACCAGATCCTGGCCCACTGCATCGGTGCCCTTATTTAGATGAGATCTCTGATACTAGCACTAG CTTTCAGGCTCCTCCTTGTGAGAGGAGGCATTCTAGGACTAGTGCGGATGATACCGAGACAGATGAAGCATCCTTTTCTGGTCAAGATACAAGCAGTAATTTTGACATCCTTGATTGGGCAAAG TCCAAAAAAAATGGGTCGTTGCAAATACTATGCGAGTACTACCAATTAAAATGCCCAGCAAGAGGTTCAACTATCACATTTCATCCTTTGGAGCATCTACATCCGGTTGAATACCATAGACCTGATGAGGTGGCTTTGCATACTCCTGGATCAGCAATTGACCTAAGATCATGCTGCACTAATCTAGAACTCGCGGAG GCACACAATGCGCTCATGGCTGAGGAAGAAGCAGCTGCACTATCAACATGGGCTGTTGCTTCGTTATGTGGATCACTGCGGCTTGACAAT GTCCTGATGATCCTATCAGGAGCACTACTTGAGAAACAGATTGTGTTTGTCTGCTCTAATTTG GGAATCTTAGCCGCATCAGTTCTATCAATTATCCCAGTAATCCGTCCATTTCGGTGGCAGAGCCTTTTAATGCCG GTTTTGCCTGATGATATGCTGGAATTTTTGGACGCCCCAGTCCCTTACATA GTTGGGGTTAAGAACAAGACAAGCGAAGTTCAGTCAAAACTAACAAATGTTATCGTCGTGGATGTTCTTAAGAACCAG GTTAAGTCACCAAGTATGCCTCAGCTGGCTCAGTATCGAGACTTATATAATGCGCTAAGTCCCTACCATTCAAAGCTCGTTGGAGAAAGCTATCTAGCAAAGAAAAGACCAGTATATGAATGTACTGATGTGCAG GTGGATGCTGCAAAAGGCTTTCTGGGTGTCCTAAGGTCGTACCTGGATTCTCTTTGCTCTAATCTGCAGTCACACACCATAACAAATGTGCAATCCAACAAcgataag GTATCACTTCTCCTGAAGGAAAGTTTCATCGACTCCTTTCCTAGTCGACAGCGCCCGTTCATGAAG CTATTCGTGGATACACAACTCTTCTCTGTACATACAGATCTCGTTCTTTCCTTTATCCAGAAGCTATAG
- the LOC104723455 gene encoding putative 57 kDa heat shock protein: protein MVSPVSLVPQSPDGFYAINNPFLVSGPKSFIEFMPLENDDMYLRFDMPGVPNNGIDVLLDKPNRAICILGNAPKEHKYDATVRCYDGTTLRPKLAIQGINSKIVCKCHGFYSGFTSHMSDGVLRLVLKRIHSKTPPPPCISFIGGPDGEDSNGYATARHVIPASDPNDPNFTGPILMPHPCVGEGSQMPYESKVLQNGGLYVRVDMPGVPKENFTVSVANGRVKVTGEAPALSHDTGGRFYSGDVAVLSNPAVDIPIRKIKTIAKSGVIRLIIPPV, encoded by the exons ATGGTCAGCCCTGTCTCTCTCGTTCCTCAATCTCCAG ATGGGTTCTACGCAATCAACAACCCGTTTCTTGTAAGTGGTCCGAAAAGCTTCATCGAGTTCATGCCGCTGGAGAACGATGACATGTACCTTAGGTTCGATATGCCGGGAGTTCCAAACAACGGCATCGATGTCCTCCTTGACAAGCCGAACAGAGCCATTTGTATCTTGGGGAACGCTCCTAAAGAGCACAAGTACGACGCCACCGTCCGGTGTTACGACGGAACCACTCTTCGTCCCAAGCTTGCTATCCAAGGTATCAACTCCAAAATCGTCTGCAAATGCCATGGTTTCTACTCCGGCTTCACCTCCCACATGTCCGATGGAGTTCTCCGACTTGTTCTCAAAAGGATCCACTCCAAAACTCCACCTCCTCCTTGCATCT CGTTTATTGGTGGTCCTGACGGAGAAG ATTCCAATGGCTATGCCACGGCTCGTCACGTTATTCCCGCATCGGATCCTAATG ACCCCAACTTCACTGGTCCGATATTGATGCCACATCCATGTGTGGGTGAAGGATCTCAGATGCCTTACGAGTCTAAGGTGCTCCAAAACGGTGGTCTTTACGTGCGTGTTGACATGCCGGGCGTGCCCAAAGAGAACTTCACCGTCTCAGTCGCGAATGGGAGAGTGAAGGTGACTGGTGAAGCTCCTGCTCTTAGCCACGACACTGGTGGCCGTTTCTACTCTGGTGACGTGGCTGTGCTCTCCAATCCTGCAGTGGACATTCCCATCCGTAAGATCAAGACCATTGCCAAGAGTGGTGTGATCCGTTTGATTATCCCTCCcgtttga
- the LOC104723459 gene encoding uncharacterized protein LOC104723459: MAIQVLRVPINCLDRFSKTLIGSSEERDGVYYLTNVATAKIYMAKGVPDQALWHRRLGHPSFSVLSALPQFNRVSSTVSSSSCDVCFPAKQTREVFPDSFNKTQDCF; the protein is encoded by the exons ATGGCAATTCAAGTCCTGCGGGTTCCGATAAATTGTCTG GACCGTTTCTCAAAGACTTTGATTGGAAGCAGTGAAGAGCGTGATGGTGTGTATTACCTGACAAATGTAGCTACTGCGAAGATTTATATGGCTAAAGGGGTTCCTGATCAAGCTTTATGGCATAGGCGTTTAGGTCATCCGAGTTTTTCTGTTCTTTCGGCTTTACCTCAATTCAACCGTGTTTCCTCTACTGTTAGTTCTTCCTCTTGTGACGTGTGTTTTCCAGCTAAACAGACCAGAGAAGTGTTTCCCGATAGTTTTAATAAAACTCAAGATTGTTTTTAA
- the LOC104727998 gene encoding uncharacterized protein LOC104727998 produces MIHCDVWGPYRVPSSCGAVYFLTIVDDFSRAVWTYLLLEKSEVRCVLTIFLKYTERQFGRTVKTVCSDNDTKFMCLAPYFRENGIIHQTSCVGIPQQNNRVERNHRHILNVARAMLFQANLPIRFWGEAVLTAAYLINCTPSSIHSGCSPYEVLHNSKPDYDQLRVFGSACYVHRVTHDEDKFGQHSRMCVFVGYPFGKKGWKVFDIERNKFLVSRDIVFKENIFPFATPHVPPLVYVSPSVVLGDDNWLFPTSLARGSFLETPSIDPDNEQGEALPVDGLGSTAPSVSSIINTTVGVSSIPTKHVHGSAATTTPLPTAVLSPAVFVSPTSSHSDSVSAPTFVSAIVPVVQLVPVSPPKQRKSTRTTQPSVRLQDYVLYNATYTPSTNRALPASPTQYSTSVQGTSPYPITYFVYDAKFSPSHRAYLAVITANTEPKSFKEAVKINV; encoded by the coding sequence ATGAttcattgtgatgtttggggaCCATACCGTGTTCCATCCTCTTGTGGGgctgtttattttttaacaattgttgatgatttttcgaGAGCAGTGTGGACTTATCTTTTACTCGAAAAATCAGAGGTTCGATGTGTTCTCACTATTTTCTTGAAGTACACTGAACGACAGTTTGGAAGAACTGTTAAGACGGTATGTAGCGACAATGACACAAAGTTTATGTGTCTTGCTCCCTATTTTCGTGAAAATGGTatcattcatcaaacatcttGTGTTGGGATACCACAACAGAACAATCGTGTTGAACGCAATCATCGCCATATCCTTAATGTTGCTCGAGCTATGTTATTTCAAGCAAACCTACCAATTAGGTTTTGGGGTGAAGCAGTTTTAACGGCTGCGTATTTGATAAATTGCACTCCATCTTCTATTCATTCTGGTTGTTCTCCATACGAGGTTCTTCATAACAGCAAGCCAGATTATGATCAACTTCGTGTGTTTGGATCAGCTTGTTATGTTCATCGTGTAACACATGACGAGGACAAATTTGGACAGCATAGTAGGATGTGTGTATTTGTGGGTTATCCTTTTGGTAAAAAGGGTTGGAAAGTTTTTGATATTGAGCGTAATAAATTTTTGGTGTCACGAGATATTGTTTTTAAAGAGAACATATTTCCTTTTGCAACACCACACGTCCCTCCTCTGGTGTATGTGTCTCCTTCGGTGGTTCTTGGTGATGATAATTGGTTGTTTCCGACTTCGTTAGCCAGGGGGAGTTTCCTTGAAACTCCTTCCATTGATCCAGATAACGAACAAGGAGAAGCTTTACCTGTTGATGGTCTTGGTTCTACAGCGCCATCAGTTTCTTCTATTATTAATACTACAGTTGGTGTTTCCTCTATTCCAACAAAACATGTCCATGGTTCTGCGGCTACTACGACTCCTTTACCGACTGCAGTTTTATCTCCTGCAGTATTTGTTTCTCCAACGAGTTCTCATTCTGACTCTGTTTCTGCTCCTACCTTTGTTTCGGCGATTGTTCCTGTTGTACAGTTGGTCCCTGTTTCTCCACCAAAACAACGTAAAAGTACACGTACTACTCAGCCCTCTGTGAGGTTACAAGATTATGTACTCTATAATGCTACATACACACCATCGACAAATCGCGCTCTTCCCGCCTCACCAACACAGTATTCGACATCGGTCCAAGGTACGTCACCATATCCTATCACATATTTTGTGTATGATGCAAAATTTTCTCCAAGTCATCGTGCTTACTTGGCTGTTATCACTGCTAATACGGAGCCTAAGAGTTTTAAGGAGGCtgttaaaataaatgtttag
- the LOC104723454 gene encoding putative 57 kDa heat shock protein: MVAPVDPVPQSPDGFYAINNPFLESGPKGLMEFKTLENEDTFIRFDLPGVPQDGVIVFIDESKKAVTIYAYAPKENIHDGSHRSYGITFKPKLKVGRTKTQLVCKCHDISGFTSHMSDGVLRLILTKTHIATQGPCFSLLGGSDREGSYCTARRHGFLPGTDPNDPNLTGPILMPHAGVNEGSPMAYESKLLPNGKLYVRVDMPGVPKENFNVSVTNGRVKVTGEAPARGHDSASRFYSGDVAVLSAPVDLPSRRVKTIAKNGVLRLLIPSV; the protein is encoded by the exons ACCAAAAGGGTTGATGGAGTTTAAGACGTTGGAGAACGAAGACACCTTCATCAGGTTTGATCTTCCCGGTGTTCCACAAGATGGTGTGATAGTTTTCATTGACGAGTCCAAAAAAGCTGTAACGATCTACGCCTATGCACCCAAGGAGAACATCCACGACGGCTCTCACCGGAGCTACGGTATAACCTTTAAACCGAAACTCAAAGTCGGCCGTACGAAGACCCAACTCGTCTGTAAATGCCATGATATCTCCGGCTTCACTTCCCACATGTCCGATGGTGTTCTCCGGCTTATCCTCACCAAGACCCACATTGCTACTCAAGGCCCTTGCTTCT CGCTTCTTGGTGGCTCAGACAGAgaag GTAGCTATTGCACGGCTCGTCGTCACGGCTTTCTCCCTGGCACGGATCCTAATG ACCCCAACTTAACTGGTCCGATATTGATGCCACACGCTGGTGTGAACGAAGGATCGCCGATGGCCTATGAGTCGAAGCTGCTCCCAAACGGCAAACTATATGTGCGTGTAGACATGCCTGGCGTTCCAAAAGAGAACTTCAATGTCTCTGTCACGAATGGGAGAGTGAAGGTGACTGGTGAAGCTCCTGCTCGTGGCCACGACTCTGCTAGCCGTTTCTACTCTGGTGACGTGGCTGTGCTCTCCGCTCCTGTTGACCTTCCTAGCCGTCGGGTCAAAACCATTGCCAAGAACGGTGTGCTTCGCCTCCTCATCCCTTCAGTTTGA